Below is a window of Roseivirga misakiensis DNA.
TATTGCTCTAAACGGCTAGAATCAATGCCGTAATTTTGCTCACCCATTAGTGCTTCGCCACTCAGTTTTAAGAGAACTCTTTTGTAACCCATTCTATTTTTAAAATTTTATCAATACTTGACCCTTTTCTACGCTCTTACCTTTGGCCACTTCTACACTTTGAACCGTTCCATCGCCCTGTGCCTTCAAAACATTCTCCATTTTCATCGCTTCCAGAATCAACAATTGGTCGCCTTTCTTTACCTCTTGACCAGGTGTAACTAATATGTCGAATATCAAACCTGGCATTGGAGCCTTTAAGTCATTGACGACAGCTGTATTTAGATTGTCGATCCCCATTTCAGCGAGTAACAAATCCATTTTGTCTTTCAACTCAATATCGAAAACGGATTTATTGACTTTTATGCTTATAGATTTGGCTACTCGATCGATAGATAATACTTCAGCTCTATAACTTTTATGATCCTTTATAATAAGGTAGGTATTATTGTTTTTTCTATTGAGAGACCAGTTGAAAGGTTTGCCGTTAAATAGCAGTTGGTCTCCTTGAAATTCGAGCGAAGTATTTTCTCCAGAAGTGGATTTTGTTTGAAACATTGAATAATCTTTAATCGTGCTTGACGATACGGTAGAAGACGCCTGAGTATCCACGACGAAATCACGCAAATATATAGAACTATTTTGAATCACCCGATGCGGATCACCAGCAACTTTTAGTCATACAAAAAGGAAAATTATATGTCCATTAAAACAGCCCCTGCGCCTGTTTAAGGCTTGTTTTTTAGGTTTTAGAAAAAGCTTCATCTTTTTATTGCAATTATTTGAATAAAATAAAAAAGGGTCTAATTTTGCAGTCCCTTTCCCAGAAAGGGTTTTTTATGCGTTCATTCACGTTCTGAAAATCAAAGGGGGGATACCAAAGCGGCCAACTGGGACGGACTGTAAATCCGTTGTCTTATGACTTCGCAGGTTCGAATCCTGCTCCCCCCACAATGACTTGATTTGTTATACAAAGAAAGTCAACAACTTAGCTGTAAAAATGCTAGCATTAAAGCATGCTAAGATGTATAAGCGGGTGTAGCTCAGTTGGTAGAGCGACAGCCTTCCAAGCTGTAGGTCGCCGGTTCGAACCTGGTCACCCGCTCATAAATACTTTGAGTTCCGCGTTCAATGTTTTACGACCAAAAGGAAAGCCTAAAAGTCGGGAACTTAAAAGCTGAAAAGCCGATGTAGCTCAGGGGTAGAGTGCTTCCTTGGTAAGGAAGAGGTCACGAGTTCAAATCTCGTCATTGGCTCTAAAGATATTAAGAGTGAAAAATTCACTCTCAGTGCAGATTTTTAATTTATAAATTGAATATTAACTAATTTTCAAACATGGCTAAAGAAACCTTTGACCGTTCAAAGCCGCACGTTAATATTGGTACTATCGGTCACGTTGACCACGGTAAGACCACATTAACTGCTGCGATTACAAAAGTACTAGCAGACTCAGGTCTTGCTGAAAACAGAGACTTTTCTTCAATTGACAATGCTCCTGAAGAAAAAGAAAGAGGTATTACTATCAATACTTCTCACGTGGAGTACACTACTGAGAATAGACACTATGCGCACGTTGACTGTCCAGGTCACGCCGATTATGTGAAAAACATGGTTACTGGTGCTGCGCAAATGGATGGTGCTATCCTTGTAGTAGCTGCTACTGATGGCCCAATGCCTCAAACAAGAGAGCACATTTTATTAGCACGTCAGGTAGGTGTTCCTGCTTTGGTTGTGTTCATGAATAAAGTTGACCTTGTTGATGATGAAGAGCTTCTTGAGCTAGTTGAAATGGAAGTGAGAGAATTACTTTCTTTCTACGAATTCCCAGGTGATGATATTCCTGTAGTCCAAGGATCTGCTTTAGGTGGATTGAATGGTGACGACAAGTGGGTGCCAAAAATTCTTGAATTAATGGCAGCTGTGGATGATTACATTCCACTTCCTGAGCGTTTGACTGACAAAGATTTCTTGATGCCTGTAGAGGACGTATTCTCGATCACTGGTCGTGGTACTGTTGCTACTGGTAGAATTGAAAGAGGAGTTATTAACACAGGTGACCCAGTTGATATCATCGGTATGGGTGCTGAAGACATGAAGTCTACAATCACTGGTGTTGAGATGTTCCGGAAGATTTTAGACAGAGGTGAAGCTGGTGACAACGTTGGTTTGTTACTAAGAGGTATCGAAAAGTCTGATATCAAAAGAGGTATGATTATCTGTAAGCCTGGTTCTGTGAAGCCACACGCTCAGTTTAAAGCTGAGGTTTATGTGCTTTCAAAAGAAGAAGGTGGACGTCATACGCCATTCTTTAACAAGTACCGTCCTCAGTTCTACTTAAGAACAACAGACGTAACTGGTGAGATCAAGCTTCCAGCTGACATCGAAATGGTAATGCCTGGTGATAACGTAACTATTGAAGTAGAACTTCATAGCCCGGTTGCGCTTGAAACTGGTCTTAGATTCGCGATCAGAGAAGGTGGTAGAACTGTAGGTGCAGGTCAGGTTACTGAAATCCTTGACTAATCCTTCAATCTAAATAGATTATTATTTCAAACGCGTTTTCGATTTTTCGGAAACGCGTTTGTTTCGTTATTATAAATTTTCTACATTTGCAGCCCGTTTCGGGCTTCTGCGGCGTTTTGAATACTTTTTTTATCAAAAAAACGCGACAGTAGTACGGCTTTCAATCATCTGAAAATCAGTTGGTTAAGGGGTTTTGGAGCAAATGGAGTTTAATACGGGTGTAGCTCAGTTGGTAGAGCAGTGGTCTCCAAAACCAAAGGTCGTGAGTTCGAATCTTACCACCCGTGCAAAATAAAAGGAGTAAAACCGATGAGTAAATTAAAGTCCTTTATTACTGCTTCTTATGATGAGATGAGGCATAAAGTAAGCTGGCCAAAACTCTCTGACCTCCAGAGTAGCTCAGTGTTAGTGTTAGTCGCCTCGTTAATCTTTGCACTATTTATCGGTGTTATAGATTTGGGTTTCGATAAAGTGATGGATTTGTTTTACAATCTATAAGAAACAATCAATAGAATGTCAGAACTAAATTGGTACATGGTTAGGGCCGTATCTGGCCAGGAAAGAAAAGCGAAAGATTATCTCGTTAACGAGATTGATCGTGAGAATTTCTCAGAGCAAATTCCGCAAGTGATGATTCCTTCGGAAAAAGTATATGAGATCAGAAATGGTAAAAAGAAATCTCGCGATAGAAATATGTTTCCTGGTTATATCATGGTTCAAGCTGATATATCCAATGGTGAAGTCATTCACATGATTAAAAATATCCCTGGAATCATAGGGTTCTTAGGTCAAAAGGCTGGCCAGGCTTCCACTCCGCCAGTTCCATTACGTCAATCAGAAGTCGACCGTATCTTAGGTAAGGTTGAAGAGATTGATGATTTTGACGAGCAACTAGATTCCCCATTTATAGTAGGAGAGACCTTGAAAGTAATGGATGGTCCTTTCAGTGGATTTACGGGAGTAATTGAGGAGGTATTTGAGGAACGAAGAAAACTTAATGTTATGGTTAAGATCTTCGGCCGAAATACTCCTGTTGAATTAAGTTACATGCAAGTAGAAAAACAAGATTAATATGGCTAAAGAAATAGCTGGTTATCTGAAGTTGCAAGTCAAGGGAGGCCAAGCCAACCCTTCTCCGCCGGTAGGTCCTGCACTTGGTGCAAAAGGACTTAACATCATGGAGTTTTGTAAACAATTCAACGGACGTACTCAAGATAAGATGGGGCAGGTAATACCTGTTGTCATCACAATCTTTGGTGATAAGTCTTTTGAGTTTGTAATCAAGACACCTCCAGCACCGGTAATGCTGCTAGAAGCTTCTAAACAAAAGAAGGGTTCTGATGAGCCTAACAGAGTTAAAGTGGGTAGTGTTACATGGGATCAGGTTAAAGAGATCGCTGAGGTTAAGATGCCGGATTTGAATGCTTTTACAATAGAATCTGCTATGAAAATGATAGCGGGAACTGCTAGAAGTATGGGGTTAAGGGTGACAGGTAAAGCACCTTGGAATAACTAAAGATTTGTACAAATGGCAAAATTGACAAAAAAGCAAAAAATAGCTTTTAGTAAATATGATCCAGCCAAGCAGTATGCGCTAAATGAAGCTGCAGGTATCGTTAAGGAAATTAACAATGCCTCTTATGATGCTTCAGTTGATATAGACGTACGTTTAGGAGTGGATCCTCGTAAGGCCGACCAGATGGTGAGAGGTGTTGTTGCACTTCCTCATGGAACTGGTAAAGAAGTAACAGTTCTTGTGCTTTGTACTCCTGATAAGGAGCAAGAGGCTAAAGACGCTGGTGCTGATCACGTAGGATTGGACGATTACATTTCAAAAATTGAAGGTGGTTGGACTGATATCGATGTGATTATCACAATGCCGACTGTTATGGCCAAAGTTGGTCGCTTAGGTAGAGTATTAGGACCAAGAGGTCTAATGCCAAACCCAAAAGCGGGTACTGTTACACTTGACGTTGCTAAGGCAGTTCAAGATGTAAAAGGTGGTAAAATCGACTTTAAAGTAGATAAGACTGGAATTATCCATACCAGCATTGGAAAGTCTTCATTCTCTCCGGAGAAGATTGCTGATAATGCTAGAGAGGTACTTCAGATGATTTCTAAACTGAAGCCTGCATCAGCGAAAGGTACTTATTTCAAGAGTATCAATATTTCGACTACGCAGAGCCCAGGAGTTAAGGTAGATACAAACTCAATTTCCGGACTATAATTATGAATAGAGCAGAAAAAGCAGTACTAATCGAAGAGTTGGTAGAGAAGTTTTCTAGTAACGATAACTTCTACATTACTGATGCTTCCGGAATGACGGTAGCTGAAACCAACATGTTGAGAGGTTTGTGCTTCGAGAAAGGAATCGAGTACAAAGTAGTAAAGAACACAATGGTACAGAAGGCACTTGCTCAGTTAGATACTGACTATGTTCCTTTTGACGAGAGTGTTTTGAGAGGTTTTACAGGCGTTATGTTCTCAGGTGAGAACGCTAACTCTCCT
It encodes the following:
- the secE gene encoding preprotein translocase subunit SecE, whose amino-acid sequence is MSKLKSFITASYDEMRHKVSWPKLSDLQSSSVLVLVASLIFALFIGVIDLGFDKVMDLFYNL
- a CDS encoding acetyl-CoA carboxylase biotin carboxyl carrier protein subunit — translated: MFQTKSTSGENTSLEFQGDQLLFNGKPFNWSLNRKNNNTYLIIKDHKSYRAEVLSIDRVAKSISIKVNKSVFDIELKDKMDLLLAEMGIDNLNTAVVNDLKAPMPGLIFDILVTPGQEVKKGDQLLILEAMKMENVLKAQGDGTVQSVEVAKGKSVEKGQVLIKF
- the nusG gene encoding transcription termination/antitermination protein NusG, whose protein sequence is MSELNWYMVRAVSGQERKAKDYLVNEIDRENFSEQIPQVMIPSEKVYEIRNGKKKSRDRNMFPGYIMVQADISNGEVIHMIKNIPGIIGFLGQKAGQASTPPVPLRQSEVDRILGKVEEIDDFDEQLDSPFIVGETLKVMDGPFSGFTGVIEEVFEERRKLNVMVKIFGRNTPVELSYMQVEKQD
- the rplJ gene encoding 50S ribosomal protein L10 translates to MNRAEKAVLIEELVEKFSSNDNFYITDASGMTVAETNMLRGLCFEKGIEYKVVKNTMVQKALAQLDTDYVPFDESVLRGFTGVMFSGENANSPAKLIKEFRKKSGMVSPVFKGASIDTDLFIGEENLDMLSKLKSKAELIGEVITLLQSPAKNVISGLQGSGSKLSGILKTLSEREN
- the rplA gene encoding 50S ribosomal protein L1, coding for MAKLTKKQKIAFSKYDPAKQYALNEAAGIVKEINNASYDASVDIDVRLGVDPRKADQMVRGVVALPHGTGKEVTVLVLCTPDKEQEAKDAGADHVGLDDYISKIEGGWTDIDVIITMPTVMAKVGRLGRVLGPRGLMPNPKAGTVTLDVAKAVQDVKGGKIDFKVDKTGIIHTSIGKSSFSPEKIADNAREVLQMISKLKPASAKGTYFKSINISTTQSPGVKVDTNSISGL
- the rplK gene encoding 50S ribosomal protein L11, with the translated sequence MAKEIAGYLKLQVKGGQANPSPPVGPALGAKGLNIMEFCKQFNGRTQDKMGQVIPVVITIFGDKSFEFVIKTPPAPVMLLEASKQKKGSDEPNRVKVGSVTWDQVKEIAEVKMPDLNAFTIESAMKMIAGTARSMGLRVTGKAPWNN
- the tuf gene encoding elongation factor Tu; this encodes MAKETFDRSKPHVNIGTIGHVDHGKTTLTAAITKVLADSGLAENRDFSSIDNAPEEKERGITINTSHVEYTTENRHYAHVDCPGHADYVKNMVTGAAQMDGAILVVAATDGPMPQTREHILLARQVGVPALVVFMNKVDLVDDEELLELVEMEVRELLSFYEFPGDDIPVVQGSALGGLNGDDKWVPKILELMAAVDDYIPLPERLTDKDFLMPVEDVFSITGRGTVATGRIERGVINTGDPVDIIGMGAEDMKSTITGVEMFRKILDRGEAGDNVGLLLRGIEKSDIKRGMIICKPGSVKPHAQFKAEVYVLSKEEGGRHTPFFNKYRPQFYLRTTDVTGEIKLPADIEMVMPGDNVTIEVELHSPVALETGLRFAIREGGRTVGAGQVTEILD